The following DNA comes from Candidatus Poribacteria bacterium.
CACATAGCGCATGCAAAATTGAAGATTTACTATATGCCGACCGGACGTTGGGAGCGAAATCTTTGGCGGATGGATATCAATGGGGCAAACAAGGAACTGGTCCTCGAATCGCCCGTTCCGATGTCGTGGCCTACACTCTCTCCAGACGGGAAGCAAATCCTGTTCACACTGCCTCCCTTTCTTAAGCCTGAACTGATGGTAATAAATTTGGATGGCAGTGGCTTGCGGAAATTGCTTGCTGACCCACCGCGTCCGTTCAATTTCAATATGGATGGGGAATGGTCACCGGATGGGAAATGGATTGTTTATGAAGCCTTTGATCCGGATTTGCGTCCCTCCAGTAAAGTGTATGTGACGGATGCTCAAGGATTTAACTCCTTTCAAATTGCTCCAGATATAGAAGCAAACATGTCCAGACCCTTTTGGTCTCCGGACAGCAAGCGCATCGGCTTTACGGTCGGCAAACGCGGTGCAAAACTGCATTGGGTTGACGCGGATCCCAACGCGAAGGCAAAAGAGATGAATCACCGGTTCTTTGCCCATTGGATTCGTTGGTCCCCAAATGGAAAACAGACAATTGTCTACGGGTCAATAGAGGAATGGGGACATTGGGACCTGTTTCTCGGTGATGCGCCTGCCAGAAATCTGGTTCTTCTTAACGATGAGGCGAATCTGGGCGGGGCGCAATGGTTACCGGACAACGAGCATATTGTCGGTACGAGCGGTGTGGATCATCACAATGGCGTGGCAGAAGTGGATGTGGTGGTGGTGAATGTTGACACCCAAGAAGTTCAGCGTTTGACCGACGATGGTCAAAGCGTGTTTGTCTTCTGGCACGATGCTGCGCTTGCGGTGGAACCGGCGGGAAAGCTATCGACATCTTGGGGTGCAATCAAAAGTGAGGTCAGAGACGCCAACAAGTGAGAGCAAAGGAGGCACGCCGATGGGACGGAAATACAATCTCGCA
Coding sequences within:
- a CDS encoding PD40 domain-containing protein gives rise to the protein MKPKIGIYRKSFCVSWLCLLMFVVSHIAHAKLKIYYMPTGRWERNLWRMDINGANKELVLESPVPMSWPTLSPDGKQILFTLPPFLKPELMVINLDGSGLRKLLADPPRPFNFNMDGEWSPDGKWIVYEAFDPDLRPSSKVYVTDAQGFNSFQIAPDIEANMSRPFWSPDSKRIGFTVGKRGAKLHWVDADPNAKAKEMNHRFFAHWIRWSPNGKQTIVYGSIEEWGHWDLFLGDAPARNLVLLNDEANLGGAQWLPDNEHIVGTSGVDHHNGVAEVDVVVVNVDTQEVQRLTDDGQSVFVFWHDAALAVEPAGKLSTSWGAIKSEVRDANK